TGTTGTGTTAACATCCTCGCTCATCATTCCCCTCAACCTCGTAAACGAAATTTGGAAAACGCTAGCAACTATGCTTTTTGGTGCTTATACACCCCTCCCTTTATTTGCTAATCAGGCAGCAACTTATTTATATTCGTATCGCTAACTTGCTTAACTTAGAAATTATTAGAAACAGCGATCGCACTTCTACATATAAATACTGTGGTATGGCCTTCACAGCCTAATCGTTATCAGCGATAATACTCAAATAAGGGAAATGAAACTTGCGATCGCCCATCTAAACCAAAGTAACGGGCTCGTCACAGCATCGCTTCCCTATACTCCCAAGTCTTTGCCAAACGCTCTCTAGGCCAGCATTGGCCAAGCTACAGATTATAATTTCTTTACTTATCTCCTCATAATTTGACACGAGATTACTACTTATTTGATAATTAGCTCGTATGGTAGATAGATTAATGTATTGAAGACGACTAAACTAGAACGGTCAGATGATAAGGTTGGCCTTTATGTTGTCCTGTCACCAGCCCTTTGTACGTGTTCTTGTTGTTGACGATCATGAATTAACTAGGTTTAGCCTCAGCTTAGCCTTACAAAGCCAGAGTAATATCGAGCTTGTTGGTCTGGCTAGTAATGGAAAAGAGGCAATAGAAATGGTCGAGCGTTACCACCCCGACGTGATTATTCTCGACCTGCAAATGCCTGTGCTGGACGGCTTGAGCGCATCCATTCAGATAAAAAGCATTTATCCTAACACTAAGATCATTGCCTACTCGTCTGTAGAAGATCCCCAGAGTGAGGTTATGGCTCAAATGGCGCGGATTGATGTTTTTTGTAAGAAAGATACCGCTACTCCCGAACTGATTGCTCTAGTAAAGGAACTGGGTCAGCGTGCGGCTAGTGCTTAAGGGGTGGGTAGAACAGTTGTCTGTGCAGTATAGCTTAATGCAACGCGGCACAGGCGACAGTTCACCTATTAGAATTAGGTAGTGCAATTACTTAAAGTTCGGCAAGTCATAGCAGCCAACAAGCGCTATAGTAAGGGTGCAAAGGCGGGGTTAGCTAAAATTGCTTTTAAGGTGGAATTATACTCCTGAAAAGCTGCGCGATCGCCTTTTTATTTCAACTTTAAAAAATCTTTATTTAATCTTTATTCAAGCTTTATTGCAATTAAGTATTTTCGGGGTAGGCAAATCCTAGCTAGAGAAGGAAAATTTATATATAGGATCGCTTATTGCATCCTGCTCTACTAAAAAGTTGATTAAATAGCCAGCGCATTGGCAGTATTATCCCATCAGGCTCCCTTAGATATTGCTCTAATGGGAGGGTCATCTTCATCAATACACGAAAATACTGATATCTAAAGTTTTCAGAGTGTATTGAAATTTGTGCCGTCATCTAGAATTTTTTAGTCACGCGCCGGATGTAGCAGAGTAGCTAAACCGGGAACAGGGATTAGGGTGCAGAGGTCTAGGCAAGTATAAACTATAAATGCGATCGCCTAACTTCGCCCTCGTATCAGTTCCTGTAATGACAAAATCTTTGCTCCTTGCCATAGGTTAGCAAATTAGTTAAATGTCAGAATACCACGTTTGCCCCCGGCGGGTCGAAGTTCTTACCATTTAGGTAAATTAGGCGTTCTCAGCTCTTACACCATTTACTGGTTGCGACAGACAACATACTCAGACCACAAGGCAATCATTATCTTGTGGAACTGTACTTGTGCCTGTCATTAGCTAGTGGAATATTTGAGCCTACCGCTTTTATACCCGAGTATCAGCATTCTACAAGCGCATCAACAAACTCCAGGGAAAAAAATTTTATAAGATTTCCGGAGCCTCAAACCATTAGTGTGCAACTGCTAACAAGTACATTTTCACTTGACAGCACCCCCTTTGCGAGGCTTGGTATGCAAGAAATTACCCCATCTGGCTCTCTCCCACCGACTATAGGTGAA
This region of Microcoleus sp. FACHB-831 genomic DNA includes:
- a CDS encoding response regulator transcription factor gives rise to the protein MLSCHQPFVRVLVVDDHELTRFSLSLALQSQSNIELVGLASNGKEAIEMVERYHPDVIILDLQMPVLDGLSASIQIKSIYPNTKIIAYSSVEDPQSEVMAQMARIDVFCKKDTATPELIALVKELGQRAASA